The following are encoded together in the Bradyrhizobium algeriense genome:
- a CDS encoding GFA family protein, whose translation MSHVGGCFCGAVKLEVTGSPEGMGYCHCNSCRSWSGGPVNAFTLWKPEAVQVKSGAEHVATFQKTPLSERQYCKKCGGHLLTKHPTLGLVDVFAATIPTLAFTPGVHVNYAETVLRMRDGLPKLKDFPAELGGSGEVVTE comes from the coding sequence ATGAGTCACGTCGGAGGCTGCTTCTGCGGCGCGGTTAAACTTGAGGTCACCGGATCGCCGGAAGGCATGGGCTATTGTCATTGCAATTCTTGTCGGTCGTGGTCGGGCGGGCCCGTCAATGCCTTCACGCTGTGGAAGCCGGAAGCGGTGCAGGTCAAGTCAGGAGCCGAGCACGTTGCGACGTTCCAGAAGACGCCACTCAGCGAGCGTCAGTACTGCAAGAAGTGCGGCGGGCACCTGCTGACCAAACATCCGACCCTAGGACTGGTTGACGTGTTCGCCGCCACGATCCCGACGCTTGCCTTCACTCCCGGCGTTCACGTCAATTACGCCGAAACGGTGCTGCGCATGCGGGACGGACTCCCCAAGCTCAAGGACTTTCCGGCCGAGCTGGGCGGCTCCGGCGAAGTCGTCACGGAATAA
- a CDS encoding helix-turn-helix transcriptional regulator — translation MWTVVLEEISEFVGGRAAALVFKDSGSAFVEARYQFGIDPNRVRLYSETYSKFDPFAALAFVGGGQIVSLPDLVCFEEYCKGRFYQEWAVPQGWIDVASAVLDKSATSYVFLSVFRGIADGMVDDEMRRRMALVIPHVRRAALIGKVIGLKREEAQTFADTFDGLGAGMFLVDGRGQIIHANSAGSAILSEGSVLRSMNGQIVAGEAQINKTLRDKFAMVDQGDAALGTKGLALPLRAPDGERYVVHVLPLASEARLRAGVAHTAVAALFVRKAILETRSAPEVIGLTYKLTPTELRVLLAVVEVGGVPEVAAALGVAQTTIKTHVSRLFEKTGTSRQADLVKLVAGFSTPLAD, via the coding sequence ATGTGGACTGTCGTTCTTGAAGAGATATCGGAATTTGTCGGCGGCCGGGCAGCTGCGCTTGTCTTCAAGGATAGCGGCAGTGCATTCGTGGAAGCTCGCTATCAGTTCGGTATCGATCCGAATCGCGTGCGGCTCTATTCGGAGACATATTCGAAGTTTGACCCCTTTGCGGCACTGGCGTTTGTTGGCGGCGGACAAATCGTGAGTCTTCCGGATCTCGTATGCTTTGAGGAATACTGCAAAGGGCGCTTCTACCAGGAATGGGCAGTCCCCCAAGGTTGGATCGACGTTGCGAGTGCCGTGCTGGACAAATCAGCGACTAGCTATGTTTTTCTCAGTGTTTTCCGGGGCATTGCGGACGGCATGGTCGATGATGAAATGCGCCGGCGTATGGCACTTGTCATTCCCCACGTCCGCCGTGCGGCGCTGATTGGAAAGGTGATCGGCCTCAAGCGCGAAGAAGCGCAGACGTTTGCAGATACGTTCGATGGACTCGGCGCCGGTATGTTTCTTGTCGATGGAAGAGGACAGATCATCCACGCCAACTCCGCAGGGAGCGCGATTCTTAGCGAAGGCAGCGTGCTGCGTTCAATGAATGGGCAAATCGTCGCAGGTGAGGCACAGATCAACAAAACGTTGCGCGATAAGTTCGCAATGGTCGATCAAGGCGACGCCGCGCTCGGTACCAAGGGGCTCGCGTTGCCATTGCGCGCGCCTGATGGAGAACGTTATGTCGTTCACGTGTTGCCGCTGGCCTCAGAGGCTCGTCTGCGTGCCGGCGTCGCCCATACGGCGGTCGCTGCACTGTTCGTCCGCAAGGCCATCCTGGAAACGCGATCGGCTCCGGAAGTCATAGGGCTTACCTATAAGTTGACGCCAACGGAGTTGCGCGTATTGCTTGCCGTCGTTGAAGTTGGCGGTGTTCCGGAAGTCGCCGCGGCGCTCGGCGTCGCGCAAACTACGATCAAGACGCATGTCAGCCGTTTGTTTGAAAAGACCGGAACCAGCCGTCAGGCCGATCTGGTCAAGCTGGTCGCCGGTTTTTCCACGCCGTTGGCAGATTGA
- a CDS encoding SRPBCC family protein — MKKHTTERNVTALTSSAALGALAFLTVGTSSAFAATLSYRADVDGTPSAVWAAIGPFCAIKDWLPQVGACIEDGKSPPTRTVVTEDGKAAFVETQTARDDAKYSYSYNFRATPLPVRQYVSTIKVVANGKDTSTVIWSSTYTPEPGKEKDASDGLLAIYEAGLTSIKARLAK, encoded by the coding sequence ATGAAAAAACATACGACTGAACGGAACGTCACGGCATTGACCAGCTCTGCGGCACTTGGTGCGCTTGCTTTCCTGACCGTGGGTACGTCATCGGCTTTCGCTGCCACGCTGTCGTACAGGGCTGATGTCGATGGCACGCCGTCGGCGGTATGGGCTGCGATCGGTCCGTTTTGCGCGATCAAGGACTGGCTGCCGCAAGTTGGCGCCTGCATCGAGGACGGCAAGTCTCCTCCGACCCGCACAGTTGTGACCGAGGACGGCAAGGCGGCGTTCGTGGAGACCCAGACCGCTCGCGACGACGCAAAGTATAGTTATTCCTACAACTTCCGGGCGACGCCGTTGCCGGTCAGGCAATACGTGTCAACGATCAAAGTGGTGGCGAACGGTAAGGACACATCCACCGTGATCTGGAGCAGCACATACACCCCAGAGCCGGGGAAAGAAAAGGACGCGAGCGATGGTTTGCTCGCGATTTACGAAGCGGGTCTGACCTCCATCAAGGCCAGGCTCGCGAAGTAG
- a CDS encoding helix-turn-helix domain-containing protein, translating into MSIGSYKQFCPVAMAAEILCTRWTVVLLRELVAGSTRFNELRRGVPRMSPALLSQRLKDLEIAGIVARTASTSEAGIFEYHLTLSGRELGPIVEAFGVWGQRRIEADLSLQHLDVQLLMWDMRRNLNTTPMPRTRSVIQFVYPELSAAQRSWWLLVDPQDGVDLCSIDPGFDVDLYVSVDLRTMTAIWMGLDTVRAAVGSERMLLTGNQKLASAMQTWLGLSPFAKEQKLAS; encoded by the coding sequence ATGTCAATAGGCAGCTATAAGCAATTCTGCCCGGTCGCGATGGCCGCGGAGATACTATGCACGCGCTGGACTGTGGTTTTGCTCCGCGAGCTCGTGGCCGGTTCAACGCGCTTTAACGAATTGCGCCGCGGCGTGCCGCGGATGTCGCCGGCCCTGCTCTCGCAACGCCTCAAAGATCTTGAAATCGCCGGTATTGTCGCCCGCACGGCCTCGACGTCCGAGGCCGGCATTTTCGAATATCATCTGACATTGTCCGGACGCGAGCTCGGTCCGATCGTCGAGGCATTCGGCGTCTGGGGTCAGCGCCGGATCGAAGCGGATTTGTCGCTCCAGCATCTGGACGTCCAACTTCTGATGTGGGACATGCGGCGAAATCTGAATACGACCCCTATGCCGCGAACTCGCAGCGTGATTCAGTTCGTCTATCCCGAGCTTTCGGCTGCGCAGCGTTCCTGGTGGCTGCTCGTCGATCCCCAGGACGGTGTCGATCTCTGTTCGATCGATCCCGGCTTCGACGTCGACCTCTATGTGTCCGTCGATCTGCGCACCATGACGGCCATCTGGATGGGACTTGATACCGTGCGCGCTGCTGTTGGCAGCGAGCGCATGCTGCTGACCGGAAACCAGAAACTTGCTTCGGCCATGCAGACCTGGCTCGGTCTCAGTCCTTTTGCGAAAGAACAAAAGCTCGCAAGCTGA
- a CDS encoding AMP-binding protein — MRVRATALPARWRKDPLRRQATAYRGAADLIGRIQSIYAKAGLVRPRRIAFLAGNCGYCWCASVAAHLSGFSITWLHPAGSLDDQIYQIEDAEIDALVVDAEHFATRGDQLAARIPRDMKLFRIGHASFGADLLSGAEAAGSFTPRDLAKTTDIALLNYTGGTTGRPKGAMRRHGAVTSYVTAILANFELPVSPRYLTVAPISHVAGVKVLPTLILGGTVHLLTGFDPSRVLRTISEHKINFSLMVPTMIYALLDHPEFAKADLSSLELLLYGAAAMSPSRLEDGLKRIGPVFSQLYGQTECYPATVLRRSDHDLSRKHLFTSCGLPVTAADVRLIDDEGSEVPLGDAGEICIRSPYVMEEYWKLSDLTHETLKHGWLHTGDIGRRDDEGFLYIVDRKKEMVITGGFNVFPREVEDSLTSHPAVANAAVIGVPDEKWGEAVTAIVVLRSPHGASEQELVLHVKDKKGAVQAPKSIYFVDDLPMTPLGKVDKQALRARYCTKT; from the coding sequence TTGCGCGTTCGCGCGACAGCGTTACCCGCACGGTGGCGCAAGGATCCTCTTCGCCGTCAGGCCACAGCGTATCGAGGCGCGGCTGATCTGATTGGACGCATTCAATCGATTTATGCAAAGGCGGGTCTCGTCCGGCCCCGCCGTATTGCCTTCCTGGCCGGCAATTGCGGGTATTGCTGGTGCGCCTCGGTGGCCGCCCACCTGAGCGGGTTCAGCATCACATGGCTGCACCCGGCGGGGTCGCTGGACGATCAAATCTATCAAATCGAAGACGCCGAAATTGATGCGCTAGTCGTCGATGCGGAGCATTTCGCGACGCGAGGTGATCAGCTCGCAGCGCGAATTCCGCGCGACATGAAACTATTTCGAATTGGGCACGCCAGTTTCGGCGCTGACCTTCTCTCAGGCGCAGAAGCAGCGGGATCGTTCACGCCGCGCGATCTGGCGAAGACCACCGATATCGCGCTTCTCAACTACACCGGCGGAACAACCGGACGCCCGAAGGGCGCAATGCGGCGGCATGGTGCGGTAACGTCATACGTGACGGCGATCCTTGCTAACTTTGAACTTCCTGTTTCTCCCCGGTATCTCACGGTGGCACCGATCAGCCATGTCGCTGGCGTAAAGGTGCTCCCGACCCTGATTCTGGGGGGAACGGTTCATCTGCTGACCGGCTTCGATCCCTCGCGTGTCTTGAGGACGATCAGCGAGCACAAAATCAATTTCTCGCTGATGGTCCCGACGATGATCTATGCTCTGCTGGATCATCCCGAGTTCGCAAAGGCCGACCTTTCAAGTCTCGAACTGCTGCTCTACGGCGCGGCAGCGATGTCGCCGAGCCGGTTGGAGGACGGGCTGAAGCGCATCGGACCAGTGTTCTCGCAGCTCTATGGTCAGACCGAATGCTACCCGGCAACAGTATTGCGAAGGTCGGACCATGATCTTTCGCGCAAGCATCTTTTCACATCGTGCGGACTTCCCGTCACGGCAGCCGACGTGCGGCTGATCGATGATGAGGGGAGTGAAGTACCGCTGGGCGACGCCGGCGAAATCTGCATTCGCAGCCCCTATGTGATGGAAGAATACTGGAAGCTTTCGGATCTCACGCACGAAACGTTGAAGCACGGGTGGCTGCATACGGGCGATATCGGACGAAGGGATGATGAAGGATTCCTCTACATTGTCGATCGCAAGAAAGAGATGGTCATCACCGGCGGATTCAACGTATTTCCGCGCGAAGTCGAGGATTCACTGACGTCTCATCCAGCCGTCGCCAATGCTGCGGTCATCGGCGTGCCTGACGAAAAGTGGGGCGAAGCGGTCACCGCGATTGTTGTCTTGCGCTCACCGCACGGCGCCTCCGAGCAGGAGCTCGTTCTGCACGTCAAAGACAAGAAGGGAGCCGTTCAAGCTCCGAAGTCAATCTATTTTGTCGACGACCTGCCGATGACGCCGCTAGGCAAGGTCGACAAACAAGCTTTGCGCGCGCGCTATTGCACCAAGACATAG
- a CDS encoding SRPBCC family protein: MQTMMRSAALYAVALVAIGVFPASAATLMRTIDVKASPSAVWSMIGPFCAIKDWLPPVGACIEDGKTPPTRTLVTKDGKAAFVETQIARDDAEYSYSYAFISSPLPVTNYKSTIKVTAKGDGFSTVTWTGSYTPDQGKEKAASEALNGVYEAGLAEIKARLVK; the protein is encoded by the coding sequence ATGCAAACAATGATGCGTTCCGCGGCGCTTTACGCAGTAGCGCTTGTAGCTATCGGTGTTTTCCCCGCTTCCGCGGCCACGTTGATGCGCACCATCGACGTGAAAGCGTCGCCATCGGCTGTGTGGTCCATGATCGGTCCATTCTGCGCGATCAAGGACTGGTTGCCGCCCGTGGGAGCCTGCATTGAGGACGGCAAGACGCCGCCGACCCGAACCCTCGTGACCAAGGATGGCAAGGCGGCGTTCGTGGAAACGCAAATCGCACGGGATGATGCAGAGTACAGCTATTCCTACGCATTCATATCGAGTCCATTGCCGGTCACGAACTACAAGTCGACGATCAAGGTTACGGCCAAGGGTGACGGCTTCTCCACCGTTACTTGGACCGGCTCCTATACCCCGGATCAGGGCAAGGAAAAGGCTGCTAGCGAGGCGTTGAACGGCGTCTACGAAGCTGGTCTGGCCGAGATCAAAGCTAGATTGGTCAAATAA